From the Solanum pennellii chromosome 4, SPENNV200 genome, one window contains:
- the LOC114076972 gene encoding uncharacterized protein LOC114076972 — protein MNTSILMRHSGIWVNELQYENYKIDGIVVGDSISFSNLKAAIAAELDIDVSRKEIEIRYIVEGQIYKDKATLVDVMTKYKIKNNFNCKVKRSDQQRYDSILIF, from the exons ATGAATACTTCGattttgatgagacattccGGAATTTGGGTGAACGAATTGCAGtatgaaaattacaaaattgatggaatcgttgttggagattcaatttcgtTTTCTAATCTCAAAGCAGCAATTGCGGCCGAGTTGGACATTGATGTATCaaggaaagaaattgaaattcgaTACATTGTAGAAG GTCAGATATACAAGGATAAAGCAACACTTGTAGATGTGATGACgaaatataagataaagaaCAACTTCAACTGCAAAGTGAAGAGGTCTGATCAACAAAGGTATGACagtattttgatattttaa
- the LOC107017101 gene encoding putative gamma-glutamylcyclotransferase At3g02910, which produces MAIASKSDSHFIFTYGTLKRGFPNHPLMENLISGGDVVFVGEYTTVETFPLCCGPYGIPYLININGSGHRVRGELYKVNNSGLGPLDDLEGIEIGHYERLPVTVVGDGGETVAAEAYFAHRSFGEGMWKRCGEVGIEEFSMELGKKYERKEERPSNHDFLQHIRNFISNAE; this is translated from the coding sequence ATGGCGATCGCCTCCAAATCCGATTCGCACTTCATTTTCACATACGGAACCCTAAAGCGCGGATTCCCCAACCACCCTCTGATGGAAAATCTAATCAGCGGCGGCGACGTCGTCTTCGTCGGCGAGTACACGACGGTAGAGACCTTCCCACTCTGTTGCGGGCCCTACGGGATCCCGTACTTGATCAACATCAACGGATCTGGTCATCGGGTTCGGGGCGAGCTATACAAGGTGAACAACAGTGGGTTAGGCCCGCTGGATGATTTGGAAGGGATCGAGATAGGTCACTACGAGAGGCTGCCGGTGACCGTCGTTGGTGACGGCGGTGAGACGGTGGCGGCGGAGGCGTATTTTGCGCATCGGAGCTTTGGGGAAGGGATGTGGAAGAGGTGTGGAGAAGTAGGGATTGAGGAGTTCAGTATGGAATTAGGGAAGAAATATGAAAGGAAAGAAGAAAGGCCTTCCAATCATGATTTTCTTCAACATATTAGAAATTTCATCTCCAATGCTGAAtga
- the LOC107016095 gene encoding protein SENSITIVE TO PROTON RHIZOTOXICITY 1-like has translation MSFPGDLRHLPPNTIGDDPRVPLLNLSAVQTRMDSLQKFLSDSVNSNTLLGQHQMNMVSDEITSAIHQIIVNGAALLSSTQLKNPPPPPPPPSSSSAELKINLKSNHKRSFPEFDRRDFESKVEVLDEEEEDGGDWEIIELDAVELLAEHIHFCDFCGKGFKRDANLRMHMRAHGNQYKTPEALAKPEKCIDSSNSNKRRRFSCPFIGCTRNKTHNKFRPLKSAICVKNHFKRSHCPKMYSCTRCNKKSFSVLADLKSHLKHCGETKWKCSCGTSFSRKDKLFGHMALFEGHMPAVETAPAIENEKDVGVDINGGSGNGLLDIRTGSDNGFLDRLMLDGFESIDSYCFQDLFESSSPNGTVPNTTGWFV, from the coding sequence ATGTCATTTCCCGGCGACTTACGTCATTTGCCGCCCAACACAATCGGAGATGATCCTAGGGTTCCACTGCTCAACCTCTCCGCCGTTCAAACACGAATGGATTCCCTCCAGAAATTTCTCTCAGATTCGGTCAACTCCAATACTTTACTTGGTCAACACCAGATGAACATGGTTTCCGACGAAATCACCTCCGCAATCCATCAGATTATTGTCAACGGTGCCGCTCTACTCTCATCTACACAGTTGAAAAATCCTCCTCCGCCTCCGCCtccgccgtcgtcgtcgtcggctgaattgaaaataaatctaaaatcGAATCATAAGAGATCGTTTCCGGAATTTGATCGGAGAGATTTCGAGTCGAAAGTAGAGGTATtagacgaagaagaagaagacggTGGCGATTGGGAGATTATTGAGCTAGATGCGGTTGAGCTACTAGCGGAGCACATCCACTTTTGTGATTTCTGCGGAAAAGGATTCAAACGAGATGCGAATTTACGGATGCATATGAGAGCTCATGGAAATCAGTACAAAACACCAGAAGCATTAGCAAAACCTGAAAAATGCATCGATTCATCGAATTCGAATAAACGAAGGAGATTTTCGTGTCCTTTCATCGGTTGTACCCGCAACAAAACGCATAACAAATTTCGGCCATTGAAATCGGCGATTTGCGTTAAGAATCACTTCAAGAGAAGTCACTGTCCCAAAATGTACTCATGCACTCGTTGTAACAAAAAAAGTTTCTCCGTACTCGCAGATTTGAAAAGCCATTTGAAGCACTGTGGAGAGACGAAATGGAAGTGTTCTTGTGGTACGAGCTTCTCCCGGAAGGACAAATTGTTCGGTCACATGGCGTTGTTCGAAGGACATATGCCGGCGGTAGAAACGGCGCCGGCGATTGAAAATGAAAAGGATGTGGGAGTGGATATCAATGGTGGGTCGGGTAATGGGTTGTTGGATATTAGAACCGGGTCGGATAATGGGTTTTTGGATAGGTTAATGCTTGATGGGTTTGAATCTATTGATAGTTATTGCTTCCAAGATTTATTCGAATCTTCTTCACCAAATGGTACGGTTCCAAATACTACTGGATGGTTTGTTTAG